The following nucleotide sequence is from Pecten maximus unplaced genomic scaffold, xPecMax1.1, whole genome shotgun sequence.
CAGCAATATGGTACCGGGTATACATGATACAACAATATCATGTAATATTGCAATGCCAAGATAGAGGCATATATGTCTTTCTCACCTCCATAATCAATTTTTAGATGGAGACGTCGCATCAAGTTTGCTGGAGTTTATTTAAGGCGATGACATCCCTATGCTGGTCCCGCACTTACACAAAAGCGACACCAACGTCAAAGGCAATGGCGGCTGACACATGTACCTAATCAGTGTAATTTGGCCCATTGGAGCCGCGTGATGTTCACCGACAAGTCTCACTTTACTGTCAGATGGATGACAACGTGTATATTCTGAGGCTTGTGTAACGGAAAGCGATAGATTTGGGGGAGGGTCTGTTATTGTATGGTAAAGGGCAATAAATACCTTGATGGGGTCAATGTTGAAGAAAGTAAGATCGGTGACTGATGCCAGGGGTGGGCACACGCGCTACTCATTTGGATCAGACAATGACATAGGCTACCCATGTATTGTGTGTAACGGTATTCATGCAAACACCGCTTGTGTTAGGAGaacaaaaattatcaaaatttattcagtaatgatgaaataattgaGAAACCCACATCATGAACAATAGACAGATCTGCAGAGAACACACCAACTTGTAAAGGCCTTAAAAAGTTGTATATTTCTATcggtaaaataaaataaacatcaaatataaagtaagattaaatatttaatcagagtttaatattatatgtacacaatAATTACATaacattagaaatatttcaatgaagtgtaaatataacacagtttaTTATTTTAGCACACTTTATAAGCACAGTTGATGGTTCACATATTCATATTTAACACAGTTATTTGCTGTAACTTATCAATGAACACTAGTTGCCCTTAGCAAAAAGAAATGGTCCAAAAATCATTGAAACACCATTATAATGCCATTGAAAGACCATTTTTGTTCAGAAATCCATTGAAACGCCATTTAATTCATTAGATTTCAATGGTTATATGACcattaaaataccatttttcAGATCAATGGTCTTTCAATGGTACAAAAAAATGGTTTACTCACAGGTGAACCATTTAAATGCCATTGAAATACCATTGACTTTGTTTGACCATTATTTTCATCCATATCATGCTCTAGAAAGAAAAGCTTTGGCTCAACCATTTCTGACCATTTTTttgagaaatgaaaaataatggcCACAGATCTAGACTTTCATATTCACCTGCACTGGAGAAttactaccagtatatattttGGATATATAAATTCTGAGTTCTACAGAATGATACTACCTTTTATTATTATAGTATAAAAGTACATTTGCataattaatgtaaacaatatgcaATGCAAATACATGCATGTCAATTGtctttacacaataaaataaatgtatagaaGTAAAGTACtatatttttgaagtttcaACTTCAAATTCTGTAGAAGTTATACCCCTATACAACATTACATGTAAACTGGAATTATATGAACTTGATTCTAGTCACGGTCATACCTATTTGGAGGAGGACATACAAAGAAATCACCAGTTATTCCCACAAAATTGTTGATATTAGTTATGCACTTCAATGGGATGGCAATGCAACTTTTCCTAAATTCTATTTTCCAAACACTGCCAACAGACTTGACTTTTTTCATCGGTTCAACAAGTGCGAGGTTGATTTTATTACCGGTCTTATCATTTGACTCCATGAAATACACCACAGATCCAAATTTGTAGTCATTCTCATGAAAAAATGTTATAACATGCTGCTGTCTTTTTACAAGGTTTTTGTACAATTTCCCATATACATAAAACCCCTTCttatacatattgatattataatacTTTGAAACATTCCTAGTACACTGTACTCCATAATTAGAAATGGCAGCAAATTCATCATCACTTAGTTCCCCATTGAATAAATTCCCTACTCTGACTATACCATCTTCAATTTCATGTTTATGAATTCTTCTTGAAGCTATACTGTCAGATAACTCATGATACAGCTCAAAAACATAATCACAATCATCTATTCCCTTAAAGTATCTGTCATACATTATAGGAATGGCCTTTACAAGTCCAATAATATTTACGAGCTGGTTTTCAACACCTTGTGTACCGTGTACATGTTTGATTATGTACCCATTAAGGTcctcaaaaataaaacaattgttcACAAACAGAGGTCCTGTGTGCCTAACACAATCAACCAAATGAATCAATTGATGAAGATTCAGAGTCGTATACCTTGCTTCATACAACCTTTCAAAATTCTCTACAAAAAGAAGAAGAGCTCCCTCAGCAGTTGCAATGTCTACCGGGGATATGTTTTCCATGGACAACAAAAAGATTGCCCGAGCAAGTAAACAAAAGTGTACAAAGTATTCCTTTCTCAAGATTTTGCTCATCACTGGTATACCCCAATAAAGTAAAAAGTTACGAAATTCTGATGATTTCCAGTGAGCGATGTCATCTATCAGCCGTGGGACCCTGGTTACAAATAGTGTCGGACGAATTTCTGACAAGAATTTGTTAACAGTTTGTTTCGCATGATATACAGAGTACGGTTTACTCTTATTCGAGGCACCAAACCACAAGTTCATGAGTTGCTTGGTAGTTCCAAGGCAAATACCATGCATGTAGTCAATCACACAACTATATACTGCATTGAAATATGTCAGATACAGAAACCAGAAAGGTCCTTTATGTCCGTGAACTGTGAACTTTTTCACACCATTTTCCACATTGGTTTGAACCTTTGTCAAATCTTCAAGAATACTTTCCTTTGTTCTTGGAATTCCTTTTGGATTGCTACTATTGTATGGAAAAATATGAACTATTCCACCAGTATCAAGTTTAAGTGTTTCAcctttatgtaaacaaaaccaGCAACTGAAATCCCCATTGTActgatttacattgtataccatagCTCGGGCAGGCAAGTCACATGTACACGTAAGCAAGAAGCATTTACACAAGAATGAATTTCCATCACAGTCTTCAAATGTTTCCCCTTCAGTTTCCAAATGTTTCAATTCTGAATAAAGGGGTTGAAGAAAAGACCACATCTGAGGCTTTTTGGATGAAATCCAAACACCATAGAACACTGAATTCTGTCGATGTTTCCGTTTTGCGATGGGAAGTTCATTAATAAGCATGTACACAGGCCACATGCTTACATTTGAAGATTTGAACAGAGGGGCACCATCCGTATTTAGTGAAAATgacaaattattttcttcttgcAGAATGCCGTTTTCGAAAAGATTTTTGTATAATTGTCCATCATACACATCTTTAAGATTACCATTTTTATTGTTCTTAATGTGTTGGAATCTGTGATTTCTAACGTCATTCACAAAGTCTTGAGTTTTCCATAGAGCCCTCAGTTGTGATATAAGctttaaatgtacaaaatatgcAACTCCTCCGGACTTTGTGAGATCCTTTCTGCACGATATACACACTTTGTCATTTTTCTCAACCTTTGAGTAACAGCTACTACAATAATAATGCAAGGTGGGAAACATGTCTTCTGTGAATTTCTTTATGAATTTTCTCAAGTGATACAAGCTACGGAATAAACTGTGTCCTTGTGGAAGCACAGCAGCGAATATTTTCAACATGTATGCTGCTGCTTCATCAGGTAACCGGAAACGAATCAAGAAACAACATATTAGAAGTACCAATAGCCCGAGACTGTACGGGGAGTCTGGAAATAACTTGCTTGATCCAGTTGATTCATCATTTGCAGGGTTTTTAGATTCTTCACTGTctgtaaatatttctgtaatttgCCGCAGGACCTCAACCCTTTCCTCAAGAATTACAGCCGTCTGTTCATCATTCACAAGATTTTCTTGGTTTCGCAGCTGATTATCATGTAACATTTGGTCTATcaaatcatcaatatcatcatcCAAATCTTTGTCCTCCATCTTGGAGAAAAAAGTATCCATAGCCTCATGTGTCAGAGAGTCTTGTACATCACTGTTAGCTCCTGCTGGTTTCTGAGGTGTGTTCTTGAGGACATTTTCATGTTCAACAAATATATTCTCATCCGTAACACGACATCGTTCATCATGATCATCAGCTGATgatatttcatcatcatcatcatcatcatcatctgttTGTGTTAATTGTTTGTCATCAACGGTTGTAACACATCCCTGATTATCATCCTGTACTGTTTGTTCAGCTGACAGATGTGATGCAATTGGGGAAACAATGTTGATAGTTGACTGAAGTCTGTGGTCCTCTTTTACAACCAAGTTCATGCACTGAAAATCCTTGTCCTCATCAGACCCCTGAAATGattatgaaacaaaaatgataagACTGTCTAATACAAAGTTGTTCCATTCCCTTTCTTGTTATTAATTTTACCAATACAGTGATTTAATTGCCAATTTTTTGTCACACATAATTCTTTcttattttgctttattttctttgtgtttcaaaCTTTATGAATTTCCCCAACTTTTTTATGGACAGTTTCTTACAGCTTTTCCAGTTTGACCAGGTGcataataatttaattaataGGCCTATTATGAAAAGAATATAACTTGGGATATTTATGTACCAAATTGTCTACGATTGTCAAAATCCTTCTAAAATCTAGTACCGAATTCAggaaacaattttgaaaataaagtaggaaatacaaagaaatatagcaaaaaacAAACCCCTAAAACGTTAAAGACTCAGCATGGCACTATGTACCgctaataattaattaattaaccgCGTGTGTAAGCTTATGCTTTTCATACTATAAAAAAGTCTAAGAATTCCTACGCCTAACGATGCATTTCGGCACGAGCGAGTATGTACGCATTACGTCTAACATACGACGAAAAAATTGGTTAGAAAATCAAACTACATGAAGAAAATGCTTGATCAGGGGTAAGTTAAATGACGGATAGGAAAATATGACAATCTCAAAAACATTTGATGTTCTGAGTTAGATTCTAGCGCAGTGAACATGGGGGCGATCTTACCTTTTTAGAACCATAAGGTCCTCTCTTGCGTTTCTTACTAG
It contains:
- the LOC117318417 gene encoding uncharacterized protein LOC117318417, whose translation is MDQPYASTSKKRKRGPYGSKKGSDEDKDFQCMNLVVKEDHRLQSTINIVSPIASHLSAEQTVQDDNQGCVTTVDDKQLTQTDDDDDDDDEISSADDHDERCRVTDENIFVEHENVLKNTPQKPAGANSDVQDSLTHEAMDTFFSKMEDKDLDDDIDDLIDQMLHDNQLRNQENLVNDEQTAVILEERVEVLRQITEIFTDSEESKNPANDESTGSSKLFPDSPYSLGLLVLLICCFLIRFRLPDEAAAYMLKIFAAVLPQGHSLFRSLYHLRKFIKKFTEDMFPTLHYYCSSCYSKVEKNDKVCISCRKDLTKSGGVAYFVHLKLISQLRALWKTQDFVNDVRNHRFQHIKNNKNGNLKDVYDGQLYKNLFENGILQEENNLSFSLNTDGAPLFKSSNVSMWPVYMLINELPIAKRKHRQNSVFYGVWISSKKPQMWSFLQPLYSELKHLETEGETFEDCDGNSFLCKCFLLTCTCDLPARAMVYNVNQYNGDFSCWFCLHKGETLKLDTGGIVHIFPYNSSNPKGIPRTKESILEDLTKVQTNVENGVKKFTVHGHKGPFWFLYLTYFNAVYSCVIDYMHGICLGTTKQLMNLWFGASNKSKPYSVYHAKQTVNKFLSEIRPTLFVTRVPRLIDDIAHWKSSEFRNFLLYWGIPVMSKILRKEYFVHFCLLARAIFLLSMENISPVDIATAEGALLLFVENFERLYEARYTTLNLHQLIHLVDCVRHTGPLFVNNCFIFEDLNGYIIKHVHGTQGVENQLVNIIGLVKAIPIMYDRYFKGIDDCDYVFELYHELSDSIASRRIHKHEIEDGIVRVGNLFNGELSDDEFAAISNYGVQCTRNVSKYYNINMYKKGFYVYGKLYKNLVKRQQHVITFFHENDYKFGSVVYFMESNDKTGNKINLALVEPMKKVKSVGSVWKIEFRKSCIAIPLKCITNINNFVGITGDFFVCPPPNRYDRD